GCTCCCCGGCGCTCACGGCGTGCGCCCCGGGGCCGCCGCCTCGTCGTCGTCCGGCCAGGGGCGCTCCCGGCCGGCGTACAGGAAGCCCGCCTCGGCCCCGTCGCCGGCGTTGCGGCCGGACAGGTCGCGCGGGAGGTAGGTCACGGCTCCGTCGTCGCCGACGGTGCGCACGACCGTGTGGAACTCGTGCCCGCACGTGCGGCAGAACGAGAGCGGCAACAGCACCGCCTCACGGTCGCGGCCGGGGGCGAACCGTTGCGCGTCGAGGGTGACGTGTCGTTCGTCGGGCGCGTCGAGGGTCGCGTATATCGCGTCGCCCTTCGAGAGGAACTGGTGCAGCCGAAAGGCGAACAGCGGGCGACCGGAGGCGTCACGCATCTCGCTCGCGCGCAGGAGGAGGGTACGGACGGCGTGGCGGACCTGAGGCTTCTCCAGCCCGAGGGCGGCGGCGAGGTCGGCGGCGGCGCCGTCGGGTCCCTCGAGCCGCTTGGGTTCGGCCCGGATCATGCGTCCGGTCTCCGGTTCGCGCGCCACCCCGAACGTCGTTTCGACCCACGACGCCAACGGGGAGCGGGCGACGTCCTCGTAGGGGCGCCGTACGAGGGCCTCGACGTCCTCGACGTCGCGGCGCAGCGCTTCCGCCGTCGGGGCGTCCGCGAGATCGATTTCGGGCGTGACGCGCTCCAGCGTTTCCCCCACCACGTGGTCCGCCGTCACCTCCACCCCGAACAGGCGGGTGGCGACCTCCGCCACCGTGCGTTGCCGGTCGGCGTAGGTCCCTTCGCTGGCCATGGTGGCGGACGTCCCGATGCACTGCAGGTTCGTCGCGCCCAGGCGCTCCCGGACGCGGCGCACCAGCATGGCGACGTCCGCCCCCTGACGACCTCGGTAGGTGTGGAGCTCGTCGAGCACGAGGAAGCGGAGGTTCGTCGCGGCGTTCACGAGCTTGTGCTCCTGGGGGCGCGTCAGGATGAGCTCCAGCATCACGTAGTTGGTCAGCAGGACGTCGGGCGGGTTCTCGACGATCGCGCGCTTTTCGTCCTCGCCCTCCTGACCCGTATAGCGGGCGAAGGTCACCGGGGGTTCGTCGCCGTAGCCGTACCCGAGGAACTTCTCAAGCTCCCCCATTTGGCTGTTCGCCAGCGCGTTCATGGGGTAGACGACGATCGCGCGCGTTCCGCGGCCCGACCCGGCTCGCAGGACCTCGTCGACGATGGGGATCATGTAGGTGAGGCTCTTGCCCGATCCCGTGCCGGTCGTCACGACGTACGGGTGCCCGTCGTGGGCGATGCGGAGCGCCTCGACCTGGTGCCGGTGCGCGACGAGGGGACGACCGACGGGGTCGTCCGGGTCCTTGCCGACGCGGAACACGTCGCGCGTGGCGGGGAGAAGCGTGCCGTCCTCGACGAGGGCGTCGAGGGGCCCACCCGGCGCGTACGCCGGATTCAGTTGGACGAGCGGTTGCGGCCACAAGTGCCCTTCCTCGAGGGCGCCGTCGACCGTCGCGCGAATGCGCTCGTCGGAGATGTGGATGAAGGAGCGGACGTAGTCGGCGTAGTCGCCGACGAGCGCGTTGCGAAAGTCGAAGACGTCCATGACGCAAGTGTATCACCCGCACCTGCGACGGAGAACGACGCACCGGGGCGAACCGTCGTGTCTCGCGATTCTGTTACCGCCGAACCGGCGAATGACGGGATGTAACGTCCCGGTGTGCTCAGGCCCCCCGTCCGCCGAGTACAGGAGGCTGACCCCATGCGAAACGGGCACGTAGACGTGATGACCCCACCCCACGTTCAGGGGTACACCGGGGCGTCGTCGCGTCGATACACGAACCCGGCGGGGGAGGGGTCCCACGCCGGGTGCGTGTCTCGGGGGCGCTACCAGGAAAGGTGTGGGGGTGCGGTCGCGCGAGTCCGCGTGGCTCGTGCGTCCGCCCACGTGGGGCTGGTGGACGCCCAGTACGTCGGTCGGTGCGGCCCCCGATCCGTCCGGGCCGGCGTACGCTCGAAGGATGTCCGATGCGGCAAGGGGTGGGGGTCGGGTCCTTGGATTCGTGCCTAGGGGGTCCGGGACGGGCGTCCCAACTGTGGAGATGCGTTGGGTGCCTTCACGGTTGA
This is a stretch of genomic DNA from Trueperaceae bacterium. It encodes these proteins:
- a CDS encoding DEAD/DEAH box helicase; this translates as MDVFDFRNALVGDYADYVRSFIHISDERIRATVDGALEEGHLWPQPLVQLNPAYAPGGPLDALVEDGTLLPATRDVFRVGKDPDDPVGRPLVAHRHQVEALRIAHDGHPYVVTTGTGSGKSLTYMIPIVDEVLRAGSGRGTRAIVVYPMNALANSQMGELEKFLGYGYGDEPPVTFARYTGQEGEDEKRAIVENPPDVLLTNYVMLELILTRPQEHKLVNAATNLRFLVLDELHTYRGRQGADVAMLVRRVRERLGATNLQCIGTSATMASEGTYADRQRTVAEVATRLFGVEVTADHVVGETLERVTPEIDLADAPTAEALRRDVEDVEALVRRPYEDVARSPLASWVETTFGVAREPETGRMIRAEPKRLEGPDGAAADLAAALGLEKPQVRHAVRTLLLRASEMRDASGRPLFAFRLHQFLSKGDAIYATLDAPDERHVTLDAQRFAPGRDREAVLLPLSFCRTCGHEFHTVVRTVGDDGAVTYLPRDLSGRNAGDGAEAGFLYAGRERPWPDDDEAAAPGRTP